Below is a genomic region from Candidatus Rokuibacteriota bacterium.
GTCCATCCGGGTCTGGCCGGCTTCCCGACCATCGATCTCTGGCTGAGAGACAACAAGGTTGCGGCGCAGACAGTGGGTCTGAAGCTACAGACCGTAGACGTGGGGGGAGATCCCGACGAGTGGGACCGCGCCCTCGCAGCGGTGGCGCGGGATCGGACCGGCGCTCTCACCCTGATCGAGGCTCCGCTCTTCCTTTCTGAGCAAACGCGCCTTGTGGACCTTATGGCGAAACACCGGCTGCCGGCGATTTATCCGTTCCAGGACTTCACCGACGCCGGTGGGCTCATGTCCTACGGGGCCAACCTGGCCGATTTGTACCGGCGCGCCGCCACCTACGTGGACAGGATCCTGAAAGGAGCCAAACCCGGCGAGCTGCCCGTGGAGGAGCCCGCGCGCTTCGAACTGTGCATCAACCTCAAGACCGCCAAAGGCCTCGGCCTCACAATCCCCCCCTCGCTCCTCGCCCGGGCGGACAGGGTGATCGAATAAGTTCGCCGCACGACGCGGTGGCGGAAGCTCCCGATGAAGTCATGCGGTGGGACGTGGATCGTGAGATCGCGTAGGGGGTCGAACTTCGCGCTCCAGCGGACCGGAGGCTCGCGGTGCTCGCCCTCCGGCCGCTGAGCGCGAGTCATCTACCGAGACTACCGGCAGCTGCTCAGCCCGACTGCGCGGGCTCTTGCTCCCCCTCGCCCGCGCTCTCCCTGCCGAGCTTCCGCCAGAGAGTCACCGGCGAGACCCCGAGGATCTCGGCGGCCCGGGTCCGGTTCCCGCCGCAGGCCTCAAGGACCTCGCGGATGTACTGAATCTCCATCTCCCGGAGAGTCCGGAAGCCCCGCGAAGCAGAAGCCAGCCCCCGGGGGTTCTCCTGGCGGATATGAGGGGGCAGATGGCCGACGCGGATCGGCGTCCCCGCTTCGGCGAAGATGACCGCCCGCTCCACGGCGTTCCGGAGCTCCCGGACATTTCCAGGCCAGTCGTATCGAGCGAAGGCCTCCAGGACCTCGGCAGAAAAGTCCGGGACCGCCTTCTTCAGCTCCTGTCGATAAAGGGCCAGGAAGTGGCGGGCCAGGGGAACGACGTCCTCCGGGCGTTCGCGCAGGGGCGGCACCACGAGCTGCACCACGTTCAGACGCCAGTACAGGTCCTCGCGGAACTTGCCCGCCTTGATTTCCTGCTCCAGCTCCTTATTGGTGGCGGCGATGATCCGGGCATTGACGGCAATGGGCTCCTCAGAGCCGACCCGCTTGACCTGCCGCTCCTCCAGGGCCCGGAGGATCTTGGCCTGCATCTCCACCGGCATCTCTCCGATTTCGTCGAGGAAGAGCGTGCCGCCGTCGGCCAGCTCGAAGCTCCCCCGCCGGCTGTAGACCGCTCCGGTGAAGGCTCCCCGGCGGTGGCCGAAGAGCTCCGATTCCAGCAGATTGGGCGGGATGGCCGCGCAGTTCACGGTGACGAAGGGAGAGTCCTTGCGCGGGCTCTCCGCATGGATGAAGCGCGCCACCACCTCCTTGCCCGTGCCGCTCTCCCCCACGATGAGCACGCTCGAGTCGGTCGCCGCCACGGTCCGGGCCACCTCGAAGAG
It encodes:
- a CDS encoding sigma-54-dependent Fis family transcriptional regulator, with the translated sequence MTDPVRARVLVVDDEPNIRESIRRALARIGHTVDAAPDAQTALARLDRSPVDLVLCDIKLPGTDGIELLGKIRESHPETVVVMITGYASIESAVTAIKRGASDYVPKPFNPEQLRHVVAKALEQKRLQEENVYLKGELRHLFGERVVVGQSRAMQRLFEVARTVAATDSSVLIVGESGTGKEVVARFIHAESPRKDSPFVTVNCAAIPPNLLESELFGHRRGAFTGAVYSRRGSFELADGGTLFLDEIGEMPVEMQAKILRALEERQVKRVGSEEPIAVNARIIAATNKELEQEIKAGKFREDLYWRLNVVQLVVPPLRERPEDVVPLARHFLALYRQELKKAVPDFSAEVLEAFARYDWPGNVRELRNAVERAVIFAEAGTPIRVGHLPPHIRQENPRGLASASRGFRTLREMEIQYIREVLEACGGNRTRAAEILGVSPVTLWRKLGRESAGEGEQEPAQSG